A stretch of the Desulfovibrio porci genome encodes the following:
- a CDS encoding 3-phosphoshikimate 1-carboxyvinyltransferase, with protein sequence MTEQSHDTRPRRPLREVVSDIDRDILRLLLRRHNLLARMHNSKGFLEPAEEKALRESWEAAVSRVSRDARLSGRFFSLMQEVEFLPRPSAQREEGEGGEDGQAAGAERRPAFNLAPALRPVRLAMSAPLACRATRAWLMLAAASGQALRIEPCLMNDPIVDCVKALNQLGAGLNREEDGVTARETAPVGAPDKVLHVGDSAWNFFLLLGHYLGRPSRAKFTGETSLKLADFSAVRRFLPNLGARLVHVVPKSDGLPARLECSGILPDAAALPADVPAELAEGILLAAPFYERALTLDLAAHPQQQLILARVLPILRAADADISVTEGRVRVAPGPLRLPARPRLPLEPELAVFLLALPLVLSGETRLDGGWPQWPGAQAAWELLQALGLDLRREQPGEGRPEGTVCAHAAAPLKRASLAALPAGLLAGLPTDWAPLPVALAACAALRGGEASLPELPGADMSEVTSFLHTVGLERTAEGRLCKTEQATLQQNAAQAWNAPSPVWALALALAACARDTRNQGFRLGNPGIMTGLFPAFWTLYNALPEPAAKKPAGNEKTTAAPARRRIITTAVAVPPELKEEE encoded by the coding sequence ATGACCGAGCAATCCCACGACACCCGCCCCCGCCGCCCTTTGCGGGAGGTGGTCAGCGACATTGACCGCGATATCCTGCGCCTGTTGCTGCGCCGCCATAATCTTTTGGCGCGCATGCACAACAGCAAGGGCTTCCTGGAACCGGCCGAGGAAAAGGCCCTGCGCGAATCCTGGGAGGCCGCCGTCTCCCGCGTGAGCCGCGACGCCCGCCTCTCGGGCCGCTTTTTTTCATTGATGCAGGAAGTGGAATTTCTGCCCCGTCCCAGCGCCCAGCGCGAGGAAGGCGAAGGCGGCGAGGACGGGCAGGCCGCCGGAGCGGAACGCCGCCCGGCCTTCAACCTGGCCCCGGCCCTCAGGCCCGTGCGCCTGGCCATGTCCGCGCCCCTGGCCTGTCGGGCCACGCGCGCCTGGCTCATGCTGGCCGCGGCTTCGGGCCAGGCGTTGCGCATTGAGCCCTGCCTGATGAACGACCCCATCGTGGACTGCGTGAAGGCGCTCAACCAGCTCGGCGCGGGTCTTAACCGCGAAGAGGACGGCGTCACCGCCCGCGAGACGGCGCCCGTAGGCGCGCCGGACAAGGTGCTGCACGTGGGCGACAGCGCCTGGAATTTCTTCCTGCTTCTGGGCCATTATCTGGGCCGCCCCTCACGGGCCAAGTTCACCGGCGAAACAAGCCTCAAACTGGCGGATTTCTCCGCCGTCCGGCGTTTTCTGCCCAATCTGGGCGCGCGGCTCGTGCATGTGGTGCCCAAAAGCGACGGCCTGCCCGCGCGTCTGGAATGCTCCGGGATTCTGCCGGACGCGGCGGCCCTGCCCGCCGACGTGCCGGCGGAACTGGCCGAAGGCATTCTGCTGGCCGCACCCTTTTATGAACGCGCCCTGACGCTGGATCTGGCCGCCCACCCGCAACAGCAGCTGATTTTGGCCCGTGTGCTGCCCATTCTGCGCGCCGCGGACGCGGATATCAGCGTGACGGAGGGCCGCGTGCGGGTCGCGCCCGGTCCCCTCCGCCTGCCCGCTCGGCCCCGGCTGCCTCTGGAGCCGGAACTGGCCGTCTTTCTGCTGGCCCTGCCCCTGGTTCTTTCCGGCGAGACCCGTCTGGACGGCGGCTGGCCGCAATGGCCGGGAGCCCAGGCCGCCTGGGAACTGCTCCAGGCGCTGGGCCTGGATCTGCGCCGCGAACAGCCCGGCGAGGGCAGGCCGGAAGGCACGGTATGCGCCCATGCCGCCGCGCCTCTGAAACGCGCTTCGCTGGCTGCCCTGCCCGCCGGGCTTCTGGCCGGACTGCCCACAGATTGGGCTCCTCTGCCTGTGGCTCTGGCCGCCTGCGCGGCCTTGCGCGGCGGTGAGGCAAGCCTGCCCGAACTGCCGGGCGCAGACATGAGCGAAGTGACCAGTTTTCTTCACACTGTGGGTCTGGAGCGGACTGCTGAAGGCCGCTTGTGCAAAACAGAACAAGCGACCCTCCAGCAAAATGCCGCGCAGGCCTGGAACGCCCCCTCCCCGGTCTGGGCTCTGGCCCTGGCCCTGGCCGCCTGCGCGCGCGACACGCGCAACCAGGGTTTCCGCCTGGGCAACCCCGGCATTATGACCGGCCTGTTCCCGGCCTTCTGGACCCTGTACAACGCCCTGCCCGAACCGGCGGCCAAAAAACCGGCCGGGAACGAAAAGACAACGGCGGCTCCCGCGCGGCGGCGGATCATCACCACTGCCGTGGCCGTGCCGCCGGAACTCAAGGAAGAAGAATAA
- a CDS encoding YbhB/YbcL family Raf kinase inhibitor-like protein, giving the protein MRLNVFAKTARLFMPALFAALLLPACAAKEVEEEQGMSIAVTLRDVHRCSRISPEILVTDMPAGTESFDVRLVEYGDEERFFGGGTWANDGSGVIPEGGLTRHYRGPCPPAGESRDYAFVVSAMSKDNIQPLAVRLYRFTQE; this is encoded by the coding sequence ATGCGTCTGAATGTCTTCGCAAAAACGGCGCGGCTTTTTATGCCCGCGCTTTTCGCCGCCCTGCTGCTGCCCGCCTGCGCCGCCAAAGAGGTCGAGGAAGAGCAGGGCATGTCCATTGCCGTCACCCTGCGCGACGTGCATCGCTGTTCGCGCATCTCTCCTGAAATTCTCGTCACCGACATGCCCGCCGGCACGGAGTCTTTTGACGTGCGCCTGGTGGAGTACGGCGACGAGGAGCGTTTCTTCGGCGGCGGCACCTGGGCCAACGACGGTTCGGGCGTCATCCCCGAGGGCGGCCTGACCCGCCATTACCGCGGCCCCTGCCCCCCGGCGGGCGAGAGCCGGGACTACGCCTTTGTCGTTTCGGCCATGAGCAAGGACAATATCCAGCCCCTGGCCGTGCGGCTCTATCGTTTTACTCAGGAATAA
- the aprB gene encoding adenylyl-sulfate reductase subunit beta, with protein sequence MPTFVDPSKCDGCKGGEKTACMYICPNDLMILDPEEMKAYNQEPDACWECYSCVKICPQGAITARPYADFAPMGGTCIPMRSADSIMWTVKFRNGSVKRFKFPIRTTPEGSIKPFEGHPEGANLEDELLFTEQALATPKEVLGKKFDVSEADKVFTCMEHGR encoded by the coding sequence ATGCCGACGTTTGTCGATCCGTCCAAATGCGACGGCTGCAAGGGTGGCGAAAAGACGGCCTGCATGTACATTTGCCCCAACGACCTGATGATCCTCGATCCCGAGGAAATGAAGGCCTACAACCAGGAACCCGACGCTTGCTGGGAATGCTATTCCTGCGTGAAAATCTGCCCGCAGGGCGCCATTACGGCCCGTCCCTACGCGGACTTCGCGCCCATGGGCGGCACCTGTATCCCCATGCGTTCGGCCGACTCCATCATGTGGACGGTCAAGTTCCGCAACGGCAGCGTGAAACGCTTCAAGTTCCCCATTCGCACCACGCCTGAAGGCTCCATCAAGCCCTTCGAAGGCCATCCCGAAGGCGCCAACCTGGAAGATGAACTGCTGTTCACCGAACAGGCTCTGGCCACTCCGAAGGAAGTCCTGGGCAAGAAGTTCGACGTGTCCGAAGCCGACAAGGTCTTCACCTGCATGGAACACGGTCGTTAA